A window of the Schlesneria paludicola DSM 18645 genome harbors these coding sequences:
- a CDS encoding IS630 family transposase, translating to MSCIGTKSKKTLIASEQDRPDVVEQRVQWHATQPTIDPSRVVFIDETWAKTNMTRPYGRSIIGTRLIEKTPCGRWQTTTILGALRATGFIAPLTVEGAINGDIFRAWIEQHLTPTPAPGDIVVMDNLSSHKVAGIRKAIQAVSAEVRYLPPYSLDLNPIELAFSKLKNLLRDGAERTTEKLCGKILDFFSEHECRGYFKHCGYRYD from the coding sequence TTGTCATGCATTGGAACGAAGTCGAAAAAAACTCTGATCGCCTCCGAACAGGATCGGCCCGATGTCGTTGAGCAACGAGTTCAATGGCACGCCACACAGCCAACGATCGATCCGAGTCGTGTGGTATTCATCGACGAAACCTGGGCCAAGACAAACATGACGCGTCCATACGGCCGTTCGATCATCGGAACGCGTCTGATCGAAAAGACCCCGTGTGGTCGATGGCAGACGACGACGATCTTGGGGGCTTTACGAGCGACGGGGTTCATTGCTCCTCTGACTGTCGAAGGGGCGATCAACGGAGACATCTTTCGAGCCTGGATCGAGCAGCATTTAACTCCGACACCGGCACCGGGCGATATTGTCGTGATGGACAATCTCTCCAGCCACAAGGTGGCCGGCATCCGCAAAGCCATCCAGGCTGTTAGCGCCGAAGTTCGCTACTTACCGCCGTATTCGCTAGACCTGAATCCCATTGAACTCGCGTTTTCAAAACTCAAAAACCTGCTCAGAGACGGTGCAGAACGAACGACGGAGAAACTCTGTGGGAAAATCCTCGATTTCTTCTCTGAGCACGAATGCCGAGGTTATTTCAAGCACTGCGGATACCGCTACGATTAA
- a CDS encoding cyanophycin metabolism-associated ABC transporter yields the protein MLEPNAGPPEGWTRVASSLREPLIAQLAADEIVLAYMISDIDRERFYRSTLLVLTNRRFLSCSIASGIQEWPLSAIEKLKTKDRGGLGTLEILGTEGRLGVWHYTIAQGPSALVLGDRFEELSAKGGHIERPEEDEIPMAEEHEPPPDTAALFRLWQFARPHLGWMLLALGMSLTASIAEVKTIEMTEPLVDLLREHTVGPGQLFAKCGFYLAVMLGAAVAAWLLGWGQGALLAWISERITGDLRRRTYSHLQRLSLEYFGGKRTGDLMSRISSDSDRLCAFLSDSIVDFIANSILLMVVTYALFSSNFKVALVALLPFPFIVWLMYYARDKLQIGFQASSRAWGAMSSVLADTIPGIRVVKAFAQEDREIERFSVANELVVSSNNRVNRLWTFFWPLITFLNHLGVFVVWVCGVWLIGNHDESGFSVGALAKVVLLSERFYSKLEMMSRIVNASQRAAASAQRIFEILDRVSSVPEPAKPINIDKLRGDLEFRHVGFRYGNRKVIRDFSLKIEAGEMIGLVGHTGAGKSTLINLVCRFFDVAEGAILADGIDIRSYNVEQYRRNVGIVLQDPFLFYGTIAENIAYGSPTATREQIIEAAKAARAHEFILQLADGYDSLVGERGQSLSGGERQRISIARALLIDPRILILDEATSALDSTTERQIQEALQNLVRGRTTIAIAHRLSTLRQANRIMVIDRGRLMEIGTHDQLLKRDGAYAALHRAQQELTKDIGW from the coding sequence ATGCTTGAACCGAACGCTGGCCCGCCCGAGGGTTGGACGCGTGTCGCGTCTTCCTTGCGTGAACCCCTGATTGCGCAGCTCGCGGCAGACGAAATCGTTCTGGCATACATGATTTCTGATATCGATCGTGAACGGTTCTACCGTTCGACTCTATTGGTGCTGACGAACCGTCGGTTTCTAAGTTGTTCCATCGCAAGCGGTATTCAAGAGTGGCCGCTGTCTGCGATTGAGAAGTTGAAAACCAAAGATCGTGGCGGCCTGGGAACGCTCGAGATCCTCGGCACGGAAGGTCGGCTCGGGGTTTGGCACTATACGATTGCTCAAGGTCCCTCGGCGCTTGTACTAGGGGATCGATTCGAGGAACTGAGTGCGAAGGGCGGACATATTGAACGGCCTGAGGAAGATGAAATTCCCATGGCCGAGGAACACGAACCGCCTCCTGATACCGCGGCATTGTTCCGACTTTGGCAATTTGCGCGGCCTCACTTGGGATGGATGCTGTTGGCGCTCGGCATGTCGTTGACTGCTTCGATTGCCGAAGTCAAGACGATCGAGATGACCGAACCGCTGGTCGATTTGCTGCGAGAGCATACCGTAGGGCCAGGGCAACTCTTTGCAAAATGTGGGTTCTATCTGGCTGTCATGCTGGGCGCCGCGGTGGCGGCGTGGTTGCTGGGATGGGGCCAGGGAGCGCTGCTCGCATGGATCAGCGAACGCATTACGGGCGACCTGCGACGCCGGACGTACTCTCATTTGCAGAGGCTGTCACTTGAGTACTTTGGTGGAAAACGTACGGGCGACCTGATGTCGCGAATCAGCAGTGACTCGGATCGGTTGTGTGCGTTTCTCTCTGACAGCATTGTTGATTTCATTGCGAATTCAATTCTGTTGATGGTCGTGACCTACGCACTTTTTAGTTCGAATTTCAAGGTCGCGCTTGTGGCGCTGCTGCCGTTTCCCTTCATCGTCTGGTTGATGTACTACGCCCGTGACAAGTTACAGATCGGGTTTCAAGCCTCCAGTCGCGCGTGGGGGGCGATGTCGAGCGTGCTGGCCGATACGATTCCGGGTATTCGCGTGGTCAAAGCGTTCGCGCAGGAAGATCGCGAAATCGAACGGTTCTCGGTTGCCAATGAACTGGTCGTTTCTTCGAACAATCGCGTCAACAGGCTTTGGACCTTCTTTTGGCCGCTGATTACCTTCTTGAATCACCTTGGCGTGTTTGTGGTTTGGGTTTGTGGTGTCTGGCTGATCGGTAATCACGATGAATCAGGATTTAGCGTAGGCGCCCTGGCGAAAGTGGTGCTGCTGAGTGAGCGGTTCTATAGCAAGCTGGAAATGATGAGCCGCATCGTCAATGCGTCCCAGCGGGCCGCGGCCAGCGCACAGCGAATCTTCGAGATTCTGGATCGCGTTTCGAGTGTTCCAGAGCCCGCAAAGCCGATCAATATCGACAAGCTTCGTGGTGATCTCGAGTTCCGCCACGTGGGTTTCCGCTATGGAAATCGCAAGGTCATCCGTGACTTCTCGCTGAAGATTGAAGCGGGCGAGATGATCGGTTTGGTGGGGCATACCGGCGCAGGGAAAAGCACGCTCATCAATCTCGTCTGTCGATTTTTCGACGTCGCGGAAGGCGCCATCCTCGCCGATGGAATCGACATCCGCAGTTACAATGTCGAGCAGTACCGACGCAACGTGGGGATCGTGTTGCAAGACCCCTTCTTGTTTTACGGCACGATCGCGGAAAATATTGCGTACGGATCGCCAACGGCCACGCGCGAACAAATTATTGAAGCCGCAAAGGCGGCCCGCGCGCATGAATTCATTCTGCAACTGGCGGATGGTTATGACTCACTGGTCGGCGAACGCGGCCAGTCGTTGTCCGGCGGCGAGCGACAGCGAATCAGCATTGCCCGCGCGTTGCTGATCGACCCGCGAATCCTGATTCTGGATGAAGCGACGTCCGCACTCGACTCCACGACAGAACGTCAGATTCAGGAAGCGTTGCAAAACCTGGTTCGTGGCCGAACAACAATTGCGATTGCACACCGCCTGAGCACCTTGCGGCAGGCCAATCGCATCATGGTGATTGATCGTGGCCGCCTGATGGAAATCGGGACGCACGACCAATTGCTGAAACGAGACGGCGCCTATGCCGCACTGCATCGAGCTCAGCAGGAACTGACGAAAGACATTGGCTGGTAG
- a CDS encoding thioredoxin family protein, whose protein sequence is MRKSRMESALFRSLILVAATALSVQAQDSGGSSNSISWQTSYRQAADEAARDGKPVLVRVTASWCAPCQQMKQLTFTDSRVVELVRSNFVPLLIDADEQPDLVSGFRVEAYPTTIIVAPDLTILKRMAGYQSADSLANTLATLSRSLPETQTTAIAGDAVSALEPSNAVKYAFDGFCLVSLLEETRVRKGSAEFVAEHRGQMLCFETAERRQKFLEDPEKYWPVANGQCLVSSREGSRAGKGDPRMAVTWRGRIWMFSDRERQRRFIQTPSYYANEM, encoded by the coding sequence ATGCGAAAATCGCGAATGGAATCCGCTCTTTTTCGGAGCCTGATCTTGGTTGCCGCGACAGCGTTGTCTGTCCAAGCCCAAGACTCGGGAGGATCCAGCAATTCGATTTCGTGGCAAACGTCTTATCGGCAAGCCGCCGATGAAGCCGCCCGTGATGGCAAACCAGTGCTCGTGAGGGTGACGGCTAGCTGGTGTGCTCCTTGTCAGCAGATGAAACAGCTGACGTTCACGGATTCACGCGTCGTCGAACTCGTTCGATCGAACTTTGTGCCGCTGCTCATCGACGCAGACGAACAACCGGATTTGGTCTCGGGATTTCGCGTGGAAGCGTACCCGACCACGATTATCGTTGCTCCCGACCTGACAATCCTGAAACGGATGGCGGGTTATCAATCGGCCGACAGTCTGGCCAACACGTTGGCGACGCTATCGCGGTCGCTGCCCGAAACCCAGACGACGGCAATAGCCGGCGATGCGGTTTCGGCACTCGAGCCTTCCAATGCCGTCAAATATGCCTTCGACGGTTTTTGCCTGGTCAGCTTGTTGGAAGAAACTCGGGTTCGGAAAGGTTCTGCCGAATTCGTGGCTGAGCATCGTGGTCAGATGCTTTGCTTCGAAACGGCAGAACGACGTCAGAAGTTCCTTGAAGATCCGGAAAAATATTGGCCGGTCGCCAACGGTCAATGTCTGGTCAGTTCGCGTGAAGGTTCCCGGGCTGGGAAAGGTGATCCGCGAATGGCCGTCACATGGCGAGGACGAATCTGGATGTTCAGTGATCGCGAACGGCAACGACGATTCATTCAGACTCCGTCGTACTACGCCAACGAGATGTAA
- a CDS encoding COG3415 family protein: MSYSKEFRGAVLAACDANEGTQSVALRFKVSESWGRRVKQQRRETGQVAAKTTRNRKRIWQDWADWLLAKIDERPDVCLRELQAALKAERNVVVSLQTVCNACHALERSRKKL, encoded by the coding sequence ATGTCCTATTCGAAGGAATTTCGCGGCGCGGTTCTGGCGGCATGTGATGCGAATGAAGGAACTCAATCTGTTGCGTTGCGATTTAAAGTCTCAGAGTCGTGGGGACGTCGAGTCAAGCAGCAGCGTCGCGAGACGGGCCAAGTGGCGGCAAAAACGACTCGCAATCGCAAGCGAATTTGGCAGGATTGGGCAGACTGGCTTCTGGCAAAGATTGACGAGCGACCTGACGTATGCTTGCGTGAACTGCAGGCCGCTTTGAAGGCGGAACGCAATGTCGTCGTCTCATTGCAAACGGTCTGCAATGCTTGTCATGCATTGGAACGAAGTCGAAAAAAACTCTGA